From the genome of Rhododendron vialii isolate Sample 1 chromosome 10a, ASM3025357v1:
GAGAGCAAGAATTCTTGGTTATGTTAGTTTAAGGAAACTCTTATGTTAAGCAAGAATTCTTGGTTTATGTTAgcttagggaaacttttatgtTAGGCtctgttccgctaaggttcttatttgcTATATATGCCTGAATGCAACTAATGGAATTACACATGTTTGGTAACCAATGTTGTGTTAGACTATTCTCGGAGGTTGGTTAGGTGGACCATATTTGAAGCTTATTCTTAAAACAGAAAATTTCGGTAAGTACAATTTGTTgggaaaatagaaattttttcATTTAACGGTTATTTATAACATCCTCTCACATGGAGTGGGATATACACAAACACGGAACTTGCCCCATGGGAGatggatttaaaaaattgttgtatccaattttttttataaaagtggggtttgatacttcatttaaaTCGTGTTTAGAACGTGTTGCGCCATGCCTAACGTGTTGCGGCGTGCCTTTAGGCATGAGCAAATCCTAGTGTTTAGTACAACCAAAGATTGAGGATTCTtaaaggctgctgattttggcactcccttttttgttaacggcactcccctacaagtgtatttctagtgcaaaaatacacttgcaggggagtgctgttaacaaaaaagagagtgccaaaatcatttcccttcgTAAATGTTTACAATATTTACCACCATATATATACTCCTCTTGGttgcgtgtttttttttttttagatccaTCTCAGTTGCTGAAATTATGCGGAAGCTCAACCCAGtcctagaggggggtgaataggacttgtttaaaaaaatgattacccttttttttaatagtactttttattttctgaaaaagatTTACGAAGAACTATAAACTAATCAGGTGCACAAAAAAATAGACAGAGACAAGACACACGATATACGTGGAAAGCCTTAGGGTCCGAATATCCCTAAGACAAAACCACGGCCTAGTCTACTATTTTCTATTAATCAAAAAGAATTACAAGATGCGAAATAGAATAACCCAAAGCTTACCCACAAGCGTTACCTATACTCGCCAGCTTGCGATGCTCCCCGAGCTTTTTTAAGATTCAACAGAAGTCCATGAACCTCCAGTTCAATCTCCGGATTCAACCGGCTCTGAAAAGACTCCTCGTCGATTCGGCCAACAGCAGCAAGGCACCAACAGATCACAAGATGAAATGGTGTATGATGTGTACCATGATCTAGACAAACCCAAAACGTTGGGAAAAAGATGCAGGAACAAAAACTCTTGGTGGCTGCCAAACTATTAATCTCAATTGCCGTACCTCAATCCCTAGCAACCTACGCTTTTTATATCCtccaaaagaaaatctttttgtGATTTCAATATATGAAagccaccaatctttccatattctaaaaaagaaatcttttaatgatatatatgtatatataaggaAAACGTATCTTTCCTAGCCCCCAATTAtatattatgaaaaacaaatcttatatatatgtaaaaacaaattttcagAGGCAAAATCTTGGTAGCAAAATTCAATCATATGCATGACATGTCGTGCAATGCACTTACCTGTCACACAAAAAGATCAACTTCCCAGCGGTCAACTTGGCGTAGAAAATGAGAGGAGCATCGAGCGAGCAACTACCCCATAATTAACAGCCTACCCATTGCAATCAACGGAGTCGATACAACAAAATACCAATGGAGGTTTTGGACAACCCCGGAAAGTGCCAATATATCTAAAAATCTCCCCCTTTAGCATTTCCGGcacaaaaccaaccaaaacagATAAATAGcttttacaaattaaaaagaGTAGCTAGGATAAACTTAAACTAACAAGAGCAGCTTGATCGATAAACCACAAAACCTGCATTCAAAATCCATCAACAGAAATATGCCACAATAGATGTATCCACAAGAAATAACAATATATTCAGGATAAGGCAATTTTGATAAGATAGACCAAAAATTGTACCTAGCACATCTAATCACGCAAGCCAAGCTAGCTTAatatccaaaacaaacaaatatccACCAAATACCCAAATGAATATAAATCGCGCTCTTTGCACAAAACACTTCTCCCCCTTTTTATCACTAAAAATAAAGGGGTCGACCTACTTcccacaaaaccacaccgacTAAATTCAGACAAAGAGTTGTGATGAAAACCCAATTGATAGATCGGTTGACTGACTTTACTCTTGAAAAGGCCTATAAAAGAGCCTAACTACCTCAACCCAAAATGCTATACTGTTAAAGACAAAAATGActcgatttaaaaaaaaatggagtttgATGTCACACACAATGAATTCATACAGATGCATTGAGAACATAAACCATACGCTTCTTGTAAACAAAATCAATGTTTGCCATTATCAAACACCTTATAAGCAGAACAAAAGAATTCGCAATGTAGTCGTTCAGCAAAGAGATAGTTAGAAGAAGAATGAAACATAAAACAAGGCCGTATGAcaaagtgtgtgtgtgcatcACGTAAATAATGTCAAGCTTAACTCAGTCCGGGATGAATATTCTCATGTATGCAAGGATTTTCAGGATAACTCCCCCTCAAAAAGTCAAACCAAGCTAGGTCctcaaaatgaaacaaaaagaaaccCAAACTCCCCCTCAACAGAACAatccccccttttttttcttttctttttttttttttgtaggggaTAAAGACATCCACTATTACTCGTTTGACGCGAACACTCATTGCTTACTGAGGCAAGAGGCCCGGTTACTAGGCAAGTGGCCCAGGAGTCGTACATACCTTCACAAGGTCTATCCACCTTTTGACGCGAACACTCAGAGAGAGAATACCTCACCCCAATTGCCCGGTTACTTAATGAACACCCGGACAAGTAGAGAATATAAAAGAACCAGATAGATGTTTGTAGGAGATAACGGAACAAGGTAATAAGAATCACTAGGGAATAGTAGCCGAAGGTCAATCTCAAGGGGGACAAACACATGAACATGTCCAAGTACATGAGAATAACCAAAAGGAGTTGAGGGAGCAATAAATCACATATGTGATATAGTGAAAATCATAAGGCCATGAAATATGATACATTCAAAATCTAAAGATTCTCAGGGATGAAAAAACACATTGGATGCAAATATTCTGACTACAAGGGCCATGAACATGAGAAACAAAGAACATCTGttcacaaaaattattttgtttttgtttttttttaaatcaaaaaaatgcagaaaaaaatgaaaataaacataaaagaaaaagttttacATGTCTACTCTAGAATGATGGCACACAAAGCACGCAAATGAGAGACATGCAAACCCACTGAATCTAATCCACGGAAACGAGACCAATAGACTTCCTAAGGTACTCAAACCTAAGAGAATCTAAcggttttgtgaaaatatcaGCTTTTTGTTCATGAGTGGGTACAAACTCGAGAGTAATGACTCCATCTTCTACAAGTTCACGAATAAAGTGATGACGGATGTCAATATGTTTGGTCCGAGAATGTTGGATAGGATTCTTGGAAATATTGATTGCGCTAGTGTTATCACAAAATACCGTCATTTTGCCTTGAGGTAGGCCATAATCTTTCAACATTTGTTTCATCCACGTAAGTTGTGTGCAACAACTGCCGGCCGCTATGTATTCAGCCTCAGCGGTAGATAGAGAGACACAATTTTGCTTTTTACTATGCCATGCAACAAGAAAATTTCCTAGATAAAAACACCCGCCCGAGGTACTCTTTCGATCATCAGCACTAccggcccaatcagcatcggaATACGCAGCTAAATCAATATTAGTACGACAAGGGTACCAAAGACCGAGTGAATTAGTGCCCTTAACATAGCGTATTACCCGCTTGAGAGCAGTTAGGTGAGATTCTTTAGGGTCGGACTGATAACGAGCACAAACACCAATGCTAAAAGAAATATCAAGACGACTAGCGGTGAGATACAAAAGAGTACCTATCATGCTACAATAAAGAGTAGGATCAACACTCACGCCGTCGACATCTTTACCAATTTTAATACTCGTGCTCATGGGTGTACGTGTGGTTTTAGAATCTGTCATGCCAAATTTTTTGATTATATCTTTAGCATAAGTAGACTGAGACAAAAATATACCATCATCCATTTGACGAATttgaaacccaagaaaataaGTCAATTCTCCCATGAGACTTATTTGAAATTCATGGGACATTTGGGTTCCAAACTGTTTGGCATGTAACTCACGCGTGGAACTGAAAactatatcatcaacataaattTGAGCAATCAGAAGATCGCTTTCTATTTTACAAATAAACAAGGTTTGGTCAACTCCCCCTCGAACAAAACCAGTATTTAACAAATGATCAGTGAGACGCTCATACCAAGCACTAGGAGCTTGttttaaaccatataaagcCTTACAAAGGCGGTACACATGATTGGGAAAAGAACGATCAACAAAACCCTTAGGTTGTTCAACATAAACTTCCTCTTTTAAGTTCCCATTTAAAAAAGCACTTTTGACACCTATTTGTgaaagtttaaagtttaaatGAGATGCAATGCCAAAAAGTAATCTAATTGACTCTAGCCTTGCAACCAGAGCAAAGGTTTCCTCAAAGTCAACTCCCTCAATTTTTGTATAGCCCTGAGCAACCAATCTCGCTTTATTTCTAACCACAACGCCATCACtgccctttttatttttaaaaatccatTTGGTGCTAATGACGTTTGTGTGCAAAGGCCCAGGGACCAAATACCAGACATTATTACGAGTGAACTGTTGCATTTCCTCCTACATGGCCCCTATCCATAACTCATCACTCAAAGCTTCTTCTACCTTCTTGGGTTCTAGAGAGGAGGTGTAACAGACATAGTTGGCAATGTTTGTAGCTTTCCTTCTGGTTAACATACCTTCATCTAGATTTCCTACGACAAGATCTTTAGGGTGATTGAGTTTGACTCTTGCTGATGGTTCTTTAGCATTTGAGGGAATTAGATCATGTTGTCCTAACTCCTCATCATAGGATGACTCACTGGCGTTAGACTCGGTTTCAACAGCCTTCTCTTTCTCACTAGGCTCTCCCCCTACATCGAAAGCAGGAATATCTATCGGAGTACTCACAGGCGTCTCCCCTTCAAAGATTTCCCAACTCGATCCCTTCATCATCGTCATCAACCTGGGGGACTGACTCGTCAATAGTGTTATCGTCAACTACTACATTGGCTGACTCAACTAGGGTGGAGATGCGAAGATTATATACTCTAAAAGCTCTACTTGTGTTGGAGTATCCTAGAAAAATACCATCATCACTCCGAGAATCAAATTTACCAAGAGATTCGCTATCTCTCAAGATGTGACATTTACTACCAAAAACCCGAAAATATTTTACAGAGGGTTTCTTACCATTCCAAATCTCATAAGGAGTACACGTAGTTTCGGGTCTCACATAGACCCGATTTATGGTATAGCAAGCAGTGTTAATGGCCTCGACCCACAAATCCCTAGGGACACGCTTGGCATGGAGCATGACTCTAGCCATTTCTTGGAGAGTTCTATTTCTCCTGTCaacaaccccattttgttgaggtGTGCGAGGAGCTAAGAACTCATGCTTGATGCCTTTATCATCACAGTATTTTGTCAATTTCAGAGTTCTCAAATTCTCCACCATGATCACTTCTAACACGTATGATAGGATATCCCTTTTCATTTTGAATACGAAGGCAAATCGATTTAAAACAAGCAAAAGCATCAGACTTTTCTCTAAGATAACCGACCCAGGAAAAATGAGAGAAGTCATCTACAATAACTAGGATATATCGTTTACCTCCTAAGCTTTCAATGCGAAAGGGACCCATAAGGTCCATGTGAAGAAGTTCAAGACATTTAGTGGTAGCAACGATGTTAGTCTTTTTGTGGGAACTTTTGACTTGTTTTCCTTTCATACATCCTCCACAAACTAATCCTTGCCCATTGGCAAGTTTGGGCACACCTCTTACAACTTCGTTTAGTGATACGatgcaattttgagaaattacCATGCCATAAGCGTTGGTGCCAAAGTTCAACATCATCAAGCATAATACGATTACATACAACAAGATTATCCATTTGAACACAGTAGCAATTATCAGACGATCTAACACCTTTAACTACACAGACACCAGATTCATTAACAATAGAGCAACCATTTTTAGAAAATTGAACTTCATGCATGTTGTCACAAAATTGTCCAATACTTAACAAATTAGCTTTCAATCCCTCTAACATATAAGACATTTTCCAAATGTGGAAGACCGTGAGTAGATATGGTGCCTCCTCCCTATATTACCATCACCAAAAGTGACGAAACCaccattgtatttttctaatttACTAAACCAAGACTTATTGCCAATCATATGCCTAGAGCAACCGCTATCTAAATACCAAGCATGAGAGTAATCTGCTTTGAATGCAGTGTGAGCAACATTACACACTATATCAACTTTCTTCCAAACTTGTTTAGGTTTATTATGCATTTGAGATAGGTGGTTGAAAGAATTCTGGCTCGGTGAGGTATTACGTTCATTTAATCCTTTGGCAAAACTAGACAGTTTTTGAATTTCCTCAACAATGTGTGATGTTTGATTGGCCAAATGActcaattgtttttcaaaattttcattatgttttTCAGACTTAGGTTGAGATATCTTACGAGGTTTTCTAAAATTAGGGACACTATGTTTTGGCCCATAATAGACATTAGGAATTTGAAACCTaccatttccatttttattattgttaAGAAACTTGTAGCAATAAGGACGAACATGACCTAGAGTACCGCAATGGTGGCAAGTGATAATCCATTTCTTAGGGATAGGACAATCTAAGGTCTTAGGAATAGTTGAGGAGACGGATTTCACAAATTTGATCTCCTTGTTAGGTTTTTCACTAATCTTAGCAGCAACAGATGGCGGGTAGATAAAACCAAGGCCGCTTCTATTTTTAAAAGTATGAGTCAGTTCAACTATACGAGAAGCGCCACAGTTATTTCTTTTAATGGCCTCACTGGCCTCTTTTAAATCGTGTTCCAATACTTTGACTCTCTCCTTAGATATCCCAAGAGCCTTCAAGGCCACCAAacattctttttcaattttagcAAATTTTTCATTGAAATTTGTTTGGTGCGCTTTTAACTCTTCTATTTCATGAATCCTAGAATCAACATCAACACGAAGACTATTTCTCTCAATTTCAACCTTTTTAATGACAAgaatcaattctttctttttctttttcagtttaaCGCATTCTTTGAAAAGTTCATTATAAGCATCATGAATAGATTCTAAGTCATCCTCATCATTGTTAACATCCTCATCACTAGATTCATAGTTATCCTCAATACTACACGTAGGTGTAGACACAAACGCTTCTGGTGATGTAGGAGATGTCACACTAGCAACAAGGACTGTGTATCTTGGGACTTCGTCAGTTTTATTGTGACTATTTTGAGAATTGCTCGCTTCCTCACTATCATCATCCCAAGTGACTTTGTACCCCCtattggatttctttttgaGTGTGTCGGGACATTCAACTTGAACATGACCAAAACCATGATACTCATAACATTGAATGCCTTGGGGTTGCTTAGATTTATCAGTAGAAAACTTCTTATCACCAAAACCTGAATTGTTCATTTTAGGTCCATCATTAGAAGCTGACGAGTTTCCTTGCTTATTATCTTTTCGAAACttcacaaattttttgaattttttagcgAAGAAAGCAAGTTCCTCTTCATCAAGTTGATCATCACTATCTTGGGAAACATAGAATTTTTCATTGGAAGTTTTAAAAGCAATACTCTTACTAGCCTTAGAAATTGGTTTCTTAGACAGGTGATTTAGTTCAAAAGTTTGGAGTTTTCCAACTAACTCCTCAAAAAGCATACTGTCAACTTAAGGCCTTTCTTCAATGGCCACAACTTTGGTTCTGAATCTTTTAGGAAGAGACCTAAGAACTTTACAGCAAACTTTGAGATTGGAAATGGGTTCACCTAATGCATGAAAAGAATTAACAATGTCACTCAGCTTGGTGATAAAActatcaaaattttcatcttcaGACATTCTTAGTTCCTCAAAGCGCATCGTAAGCATTTGGAGTTTTGAAGTTTTAATTTTCTTAGTACCCTCGTGAGTGACTTGGAGAATATCCCAAGCCTCTTTTGCAGTGGTGCACGCGGAAATACGACTAAACTTAGTTTTACTTAAAGCACCATAAATAGCTCCTAAAGCACGGGAATTTGCctcaaaaatttcattatctgTAGTGTTCCATTCGATGTCTTCTTTAAGTCTCATCTGCTTAGTAGTAGTATCCTCTATTTTAGGAGCTTCATACCCGTATCTCACAGACCTCCAAACCTTAATACCTAGGGAACTTAAGTGAGTCGTCATTCGTGCTTTCCAGTAGGGATAATCATTCCCATCAAAGTAGGGCGGCCTCGAGTTGGAGGCTCTCTCGCGTGGTGCATTTGTGTCCATGATCACAGGATCAATACTCTGgtgataaaacccaaaaaaaatgagcaactaggctctgataccaattgaaattatGCGGAAGCTCAACCCagtcctagagggggggtgaataggactCGTTTAAAAAAtgattaccttttttttaatagcacttctttttattttttgaaaaagatttacGAAGAACTATAAACTAAtcatgtgcaaaaaaaaataaacagagacaagacacatgatatacgtggaaaaccttAGGGTCCGAATAACCTGTAGTAGGCCGAGCTTAATTGGGATTCCACCATTGACCACCTCTACTCCTCTGCTGCTGCCAGTCGCAGTAAGGGTGGCTAATCCACTCTATCTAGGCTCGGCCTGAGCCGAGGCACACCAGTCATCGACTCTGCTTTTCCTTTGCGTCCGGTGACGGAGGATCTACGCTAAGCTCGGCAACCATTTGGGTTCGGCTCCGCGGACTATGTCGCCTAGCCCGAATCCCCTTCAGGCTCGGCTTCCCTTCAAGGTAGGCAACCGACAAGTTCTTCTGGGCTCGGCCACCCGCGCGGCCACGTGCCCACCCTCGTGTGGAGACGGTTAAGCCTtgggataatcatgagcgcacatggatgtgccagctcagccctaaaaatAGTTACCGgatctatttggtgacgtcaCGATGACATTGCCGGGGCCGTGCAAGGCACGTGcttgtgcttggagagcaagtcagggagctctataaatacttGGCGATggtaaccctaaagaggtacatgctaCTACATACTCACACTCATTGTCTTCTGCCTCCCCTCTCTGCacaatacttatcctctcgccgaaGGGCCTTGTCgggacaacccccggccaggtcttagtcgtgcgctccctgtgcaggctaggagaagactcaatAACCATCAAGCCAC
Proteins encoded in this window:
- the LOC131303019 gene encoding uncharacterized protein LOC131303019, translated to MLFEELVGKLQTFELNHLSKKPISKASKSIAFKTSNEKFYVSQDSDDQLDEEELAFFAKKFKKFVKFRKDNKQGNSSASNDGPKMNNSGFGDKKFSTDKSKQPQGIQCYEYHGFGHVQVECPDTLKKKSNRGYKVTWDDDSEEASNSQNSHNKTDEVPRYTVLVASVTSPTSPEAFVSTPTCSIEDNYESSDEDVNNDEDDLESIHDAYNELFKECVKLKKKKKELILVIKKVEIERNSLRVDVDSRIHEIEELKAHQTNFNEKFAKIEKECLVALKALGISKERVKVLEHDLKEASEAIKRNNCGASRIVELTHTFKNRSGLGFIYPPSVAAKISEKPNKEIKFVKSVSSTIPKTLDCPIPKKWIITCHHCGTLGHVRPYCYKFLNNNKNGNGRFQIPNVYYGPKHSVPNFRKPRKISQPKSEKHNENFEKQLSHLANQTSHIVEEIQKLSSFAKGLNERNTSPSQNSFNHLSQMHNKPKQVWKKVDIVCNVAHTAFKADYSHAWYLDSGCSRHMIGNKSWFSKLEKYNGGFVTFGDGNIGRRHHIYSRSSTFGKCLIFKGVRSSDNCYCVQMDNLVVCNRIMLDDVELWHQRLWHEKSLMLLLVLNRFAFVFKMKRDILSYVLEVIMVENLRTLKLTKYCDDKGIKHEFLAPRTPQQNGVVDRRNRTLQEMARVMLHAKRVPRDLWVEAINTACYTINRVYVRPETTCTPYEIWNGKKPSVKYFRVFGSKCHILRDSESLGKFDSRSDDGGEPSEKEKAVETESNASESSYDEELGQHDLIPSNAKEPSARVKLNHPKDLVVGNLDEGMLTRRKATNIANYVCYTSSLEPKKVEEALSDELWIGAM